Proteins from a genomic interval of Candidatus Deferrimicrobium borealis:
- a CDS encoding glycosyltransferase family 39 protein, translating to MSEGDKGGVMKGSSSPTSPDQQVLARSPSKIVFSFLASPITLIGFGILLRTVQYAANPSLWVDESALALNIIQRTYVDLFQPLDYGQAAPVGFLLLEKFVSLRLGIGEYALRLVPFLSGVASLFLFHALAKRCLVREAVPWALFLFAIASPLVYYSSELKQYSSDVFITLVILLAGIHAREKNLALFSVAMFGAAGAVGIWFSQPATFVAGGVALALVVSCVAQKDWGGAGLAGLAGTLFLLSFGAEYHFLIRNIRLDYFLEFWSRDLMPFPPSSPWHLLWIWETFIILFFFPMGLALKGLGAFSFLCGVLSMLKRNRDTLFILFFPAFVTILASALQRYPLRGRLVLFLAPFLAILMAEGIRQVFEMDRAKRLSAGVLFVVLLFLQPLADAAVNARYPEEARSQLGHSEEVRPVLSYIRDHWQEGDLIYVFSSSEDAFRYYSLLLRADFREVIIGANLRKDFENTYRKELDRLRGRGRVWVLFSHVLSDRGKGVNVESMVGYLETLGKRRDQVRHSGAFAYLFDLTASSEKGTQGK from the coding sequence ATGAGCGAAGGTGACAAGGGTGGAGTGATGAAGGGTTCTTCTTCCCCCACAAGTCCGGATCAGCAGGTATTGGCTCGATCCCCCTCCAAGATCGTCTTTTCCTTCCTCGCCTCTCCCATCACTCTCATCGGATTCGGAATCCTGCTGCGGACCGTGCAGTACGCAGCGAACCCCTCGCTCTGGGTGGATGAGTCTGCCCTGGCCCTCAACATCATTCAGCGGACCTACGTCGATCTGTTCCAGCCCCTGGATTACGGTCAGGCTGCGCCGGTCGGATTCCTTCTGCTCGAAAAGTTCGTTTCGCTCCGATTGGGAATCGGGGAGTATGCCCTGCGGCTGGTTCCATTCCTTTCCGGGGTCGCCTCCCTCTTCCTTTTTCATGCGCTGGCGAAAAGGTGCCTCGTGCGCGAGGCCGTCCCCTGGGCCTTGTTCCTTTTTGCGATCGCCTCGCCGCTGGTCTACTATTCATCGGAGCTGAAGCAATATTCCAGCGATGTTTTCATCACGCTGGTGATCCTCCTGGCAGGAATCCATGCCCGGGAGAAAAACCTCGCCTTGTTCTCCGTCGCGATGTTCGGTGCCGCTGGTGCGGTAGGGATCTGGTTTTCCCAGCCGGCCACCTTCGTGGCCGGTGGCGTTGCATTGGCTCTCGTGGTTTCATGCGTCGCGCAAAAGGATTGGGGTGGGGCCGGTCTTGCTGGGCTCGCCGGAACGCTGTTCCTCCTGAGTTTCGGGGCGGAGTATCACTTCCTGATTCGCAACATCCGATTGGATTATTTTCTGGAGTTCTGGTCCCGGGATCTCATGCCGTTTCCCCCGTCCTCTCCCTGGCACCTGTTATGGATCTGGGAGACATTCATCATCCTGTTCTTTTTTCCTATGGGATTGGCCCTCAAGGGATTGGGGGCGTTTTCGTTTCTCTGTGGGGTCCTCTCGATGCTGAAGAGGAATCGGGATACCCTGTTCATCCTCTTCTTCCCCGCATTCGTCACCATCCTGGCCTCCGCCCTTCAACGGTATCCTCTCCGGGGAAGGCTGGTGCTGTTCCTTGCACCCTTCCTGGCGATCCTCATGGCCGAGGGAATCAGACAGGTTTTCGAGATGGATCGGGCCAAACGACTATCCGCCGGTGTTCTTTTCGTCGTTCTCCTGTTCCTGCAACCGCTGGCGGATGCAGCAGTGAATGCTCGGTATCCTGAAGAAGCCAGGTCACAGCTGGGACATTCCGAGGAGGTCCGCCCGGTTCTTTCGTACATCCGGGACCATTGGCAAGAGGGGGATTTGATTTATGTATTCAGTTCATCCGAAGACGCGTTTCGGTACTACTCGTTGCTACTACGGGCGGATTTTCGGGAAGTCATCATCGGGGCAAATTTAAGGAAGGATTTTGAAAACACCTACCGGAAGGAGCTCGACCGTTTGCGCGGCAGGGGACGCGTATGGGTCCTGTTCTCCCACGTCTTAAGCGACAGGGGGAAAGGTGTCAATGTGGAAAGCATGGTGGGATATCTCGAGACCCTCGGGAAACGGAGGGACCAGGTCCGGCATTCCGGCGCGTTTGCATACCTGTTCGATCTCACGGCTTCTTCGGAAAAAGGAACGCAGGGAAAATGA
- a CDS encoding glycosyltransferase family 2 protein, whose protein sequence is MPVYNERETLREILEAVLDAPAEGLSKELIIVDDCSTDGTREILGKEVEGRERVRVIYHERNQGKGAALRTGISHTTGDIVLIQDADLEYDPQEYPKLLAPILQRKADVVYGSRFAGGDSRRVLFFWHYVGNRFLTTLSNMFTNINLSDMETCYKVFRGEIIRDIPIEENRFGFEPEITAKVARRGCCIYEVGIRYYGRTYAEGKKIGWKDGLRALWVILKYR, encoded by the coding sequence ATGCCGGTCTACAACGAACGGGAGACCCTCCGCGAGATCCTCGAAGCGGTCCTGGACGCGCCTGCCGAAGGGCTATCGAAAGAACTAATCATCGTGGACGATTGTTCCACGGATGGGACCCGGGAAATTCTCGGGAAAGAAGTGGAAGGCAGAGAAAGGGTACGCGTCATCTACCACGAGCGCAACCAGGGGAAGGGAGCGGCGCTGCGGACGGGGATATCCCACACGACGGGTGACATCGTCCTGATCCAGGACGCCGATCTGGAGTACGACCCGCAGGAATATCCCAAGCTGCTGGCCCCGATCCTCCAAAGGAAAGCCGATGTGGTCTACGGGTCCCGGTTTGCCGGAGGGGATTCCAGGCGGGTCCTATTCTTTTGGCACTATGTCGGCAATCGGTTCCTCACGACGCTTTCCAACATGTTCACCAACATCAACCTCTCCGACATGGAGACCTGTTACAAGGTCTTCCGCGGAGAGATCATCCGAGACATCCCGATCGAGGAAAACCGCTTCGGGTTCGAACCGGAGATCACCGCGAAAGTCGCCCGGAGGGGGTGCTGCATTTATGAGGTAGGGATCCGTTACTACGGACGAACCTACGCGGAAGGGAAGAAAATCGGCTGGAAGGACGGCCTTCGTGCGCTCTGGGTGATACTGAAATATCGCTGA
- a CDS encoding ATP-grasp domain-containing protein: MEKDTIQKPAVIILDGNQRSALAATRSLGMKGIEVIVGAEKGRSLASSSRFCNKTFSYPSPETDPPAFLSAVLETAEGVDNPVLFPMTDMTVNEILLHRNLFPENVLIPFSDHTRYDALSDKENLFRQAKKLAIPIPETLFSSDFTSRDALASEAVRMGFPLVVKAAHSRARLPGEYVASSAMYANDPDELRTVLGYAPFDQVRCLVQKRIQGPGVGIFLLARNGDVLARFAHRRIREKPPSGGVSVLCESINPPTEALDGASRLISNNGWHGVAMIEFKWDDEENRPKLIEVNGRFWGSLNLAIRAGVDFPFLLYQLALGERVEGPAEYRIGLKSRWELGDLDHLLICLTKDPDNPSLSGTRVRKRDAVAVFLADFFRSSVIHEVFQWGDPGPFLFEAKEYVRNIVSRA; the protein is encoded by the coding sequence TTGGAGAAGGACACCATCCAAAAACCAGCTGTGATCATCCTGGACGGGAACCAACGGTCGGCCTTGGCAGCGACTCGTTCTCTGGGGATGAAAGGGATCGAGGTCATCGTCGGTGCCGAGAAGGGGAGGTCCCTGGCGTCCTCATCGAGATTTTGCAATAAGACTTTCTCCTACCCCTCGCCGGAAACCGATCCCCCGGCTTTTCTTAGTGCTGTGCTGGAGACGGCAGAGGGAGTCGATAACCCGGTACTATTCCCGATGACCGATATGACCGTTAACGAGATTCTGCTCCACCGTAACCTCTTCCCGGAAAATGTGCTGATTCCGTTTTCGGACCATACTCGGTACGATGCTCTCTCCGACAAGGAGAACCTGTTTCGGCAGGCGAAGAAATTGGCGATCCCCATTCCGGAGACGCTGTTTTCGTCGGATTTCACGAGTCGGGACGCTTTGGCATCGGAGGCCGTGAGAATGGGATTTCCCCTGGTCGTGAAGGCGGCCCATTCCCGGGCCAGATTGCCAGGAGAATATGTTGCATCTTCGGCGATGTATGCGAACGACCCGGACGAATTGAGAACAGTGCTGGGATACGCACCGTTCGACCAGGTCAGGTGCCTTGTCCAGAAGAGGATCCAAGGTCCAGGCGTCGGCATCTTCCTGCTCGCGCGAAACGGCGATGTCCTTGCCAGGTTCGCTCATCGCAGGATCCGGGAAAAACCCCCTTCAGGGGGGGTGAGCGTTCTTTGCGAAAGCATTAATCCCCCCACCGAGGCGTTGGATGGCGCCTCCCGACTGATCTCCAACAATGGTTGGCACGGGGTCGCGATGATCGAGTTCAAGTGGGACGACGAGGAAAACCGGCCCAAGTTGATCGAGGTCAACGGCCGTTTCTGGGGTTCCTTGAATCTGGCGATCCGGGCGGGGGTGGATTTTCCGTTCCTGCTTTATCAGCTCGCCCTGGGAGAGAGGGTTGAAGGTCCCGCCGAATACCGGATCGGCCTGAAATCGCGTTGGGAACTCGGCGATCTTGATCATCTCTTAATCTGCCTGACGAAAGATCCGGACAACCCCTCCCTCTCCGGTACGCGTGTGAGAAAACGGGATGCAGTCGCAGTTTTTCTGGCAGACTTTTTCCGGTCCTCGGTTATTCACGAGGTGTTTCAATGGGGTGATCCCGGACCGTTCCTGTTCGAGGCGAAGGAATATGTCCGGAATATCGTGAGCCGTGCCTGA